Proteins encoded in a region of the Rhizobium sp. CC-YZS058 genome:
- a CDS encoding urease accessory protein UreE, which translates to MPYRSTKVLSPGPRDKAPLHVLALPSDQRHLRRKLLHLPDDDVVMLDLKEAVMLADGDVLLLDTGEYVEIGAVEEPLYAVTARDPLHLTELAWHLGNRHLQVEIGEGRILIQRDPVIRGMLLGLGAAVEEITAAFHPMRGAYHGHGGHDHGGHGHAHGGDAHADHAEHDHHAHHDHGSCAGHRAHEHRHG; encoded by the coding sequence ATGCCCTACCGCTCCACCAAGGTTCTTTCGCCCGGCCCGCGCGACAAGGCGCCGCTGCATGTGCTGGCCTTGCCGAGCGACCAGCGGCATCTGCGCCGCAAGCTCCTGCACCTGCCGGACGACGATGTGGTGATGCTGGACCTGAAGGAGGCCGTGATGCTGGCCGATGGCGACGTGCTGCTGCTCGACACTGGAGAGTATGTCGAGATCGGCGCCGTGGAAGAGCCGCTCTATGCCGTGACCGCGCGGGACCCTCTGCACCTGACCGAACTTGCCTGGCACCTGGGCAACCGCCATCTCCAGGTCGAGATCGGCGAGGGGCGGATCCTTATCCAGCGCGATCCGGTGATCCGCGGCATGCTGCTGGGGCTCGGCGCTGCGGTGGAGGAGATCACCGCCGCCTTCCACCCGATGCGCGGTGCCTATCACGGCCATGGCGGCCACGACCACGGCGGGCACGGCCATGCGCATGGGGGCGACGCGCATGCCGATCACGCTGAGCACGACCATCATGCACACCATGATCACGGCTCCTGCGCTGGCCACAGGGCGCATGAACATCGCCATGGGTGA
- a CDS encoding urease accessory protein UreF — MGEAAATAQHRTAAYAGEGSAQALVRLAAWLSPAFPVGAFAYSGGLEQAIRSGAIRNTEGLQDWLSAMIGHGQSWNDAVLLAEAYRCVADQEKLTALSELAEAMSGGRERHLEVMSLGEAFLAAAAAWPHPALEALAGRAAYPVAVGAVAGVHRTGLQAAIAAYLQAQVATLTSVAIRCSLIGQRHAVALLAALEPLSLAQAARAADSRLDDLGTATLLADMASLAHETLQPRLFRS; from the coding sequence ATGGGTGAAGCTGCCGCCACCGCTCAGCACCGCACGGCCGCTTATGCGGGGGAAGGATCGGCGCAGGCACTGGTGCGCCTGGCAGCCTGGCTTTCACCGGCCTTCCCGGTCGGCGCCTTCGCCTATTCGGGCGGGCTGGAACAGGCAATTCGCAGCGGGGCGATCCGCAATACAGAGGGACTGCAGGACTGGCTTTCGGCAATGATCGGCCACGGCCAGAGCTGGAACGACGCCGTGCTGCTGGCGGAAGCCTATCGCTGCGTGGCGGATCAGGAGAAGCTGACGGCGCTTTCGGAGCTGGCCGAGGCGATGAGCGGCGGGCGCGAGCGGCATCTGGAGGTGATGAGCCTGGGCGAGGCCTTCCTCGCCGCCGCTGCCGCCTGGCCGCACCCGGCGCTGGAGGCGCTGGCCGGCCGGGCGGCCTATCCGGTCGCTGTGGGGGCCGTGGCGGGGGTGCATCGCACCGGCCTGCAGGCGGCCATCGCCGCCTATCTGCAGGCGCAGGTCGCAACGCTCACATCCGTCGCCATTCGCTGCAGCCTGATCGGGCAGCGCCACGCTGTCGCGCTGCTGGCCGCGCTGGAGCCGCTCAGCCTCGCACAGGCGGCAAGGGCGGCGGACAGTCGTCTGGACGATCTCGGCACCGCAACGCTGCTGGCCGATATGGCGAGCCTGGCTCATGAAACCCTGCAGCCCCGGCTGTTTCGATCGTAA
- the ureG gene encoding urease accessory protein UreG, giving the protein MTRSANGPLRVGIGGPVGSGKTALTDKLCKAMRETYSVAVVTNDIYTQEDAEALVRMQALPSDRIVGVETGGCPHTAIREDATINLQAIADLNRRIPDLDVVFIESGGDNLAATFSPDLADLTLYVISVCQGEEIPRKGGPGITKSDLLVINKKDLAPYVGADLDVMQRDADRMRHSRPFVFSDMKRGEGVERIVEFLRVEGGL; this is encoded by the coding sequence ATGACACGATCTGCAAACGGACCCCTGCGCGTCGGCATTGGCGGCCCGGTCGGCTCCGGCAAGACGGCGCTGACGGACAAGCTCTGCAAGGCCATGCGCGAGACCTATTCGGTGGCGGTGGTCACGAACGACATCTACACGCAGGAGGATGCCGAAGCGCTGGTTCGCATGCAGGCGCTTCCCTCCGATCGCATCGTCGGCGTGGAAACGGGCGGCTGCCCGCACACGGCCATCCGCGAGGATGCGACGATCAACCTGCAGGCGATCGCCGATCTCAATCGCCGCATCCCGGATCTCGACGTCGTCTTCATCGAATCCGGCGGCGACAATCTGGCCGCCACCTTCTCGCCCGATCTCGCGGATCTGACCCTCTATGTCATTTCCGTCTGCCAGGGCGAGGAAATTCCGCGCAAGGGTGGACCGGGGATCACGAAATCGGACCTGCTGGTGATCAACAAGAAGGATCTCGCCCCCTATGTCGGCGCGGATCTCGACGTCATGCAGCGCGACGCCGACCGCATGCGCCACTCCCGCCCCTTCGTCTTTTCCGACATGAAGCGTGGCGAAGGGGTAGAGCGGATCGTGGAGTTCCTGCGGGTTGAAGGCGGGCTGTAG
- a CDS encoding efflux RND transporter permease subunit, giving the protein MNFSAWSIRNPIAPILLFTLLMVLGYQSFNSLPITRFPNIDVPIVAISVAQSGAAPAELETQVTKEIEDAVAGVTGVKHVTSTITDGLSTTAVEFEISVPTEQAVQDTKDAIDRIRGDLPASIEEPIVSKIDVEGQAIQTFAVSSPGMTLEELSWFVDDTVKRALQGQTGIGRIDRYGGSDREVRVELNAQRLNSYGITAADVNAQLRRINTDLGSGRGQVGGAEQAIRTLGDARSVETLSKTMIGLPNGRFVRLSELGSITDTYEEPKSFSRFDGNPVVTFAVFRAKGASEVSVAETVAKTLDKVRAANPDVSISLINDLVYFTYGNYEAAIHTLMEGALLAVAVVLLFLRNWRATLISALALPLSAVPTFWVMDLLGFSLNLVSFLALTLATGILVDDAIVEIENIARHIKMGKSPYRAAIEAADEIGLAVIATTFTIIAVFVPVSFMPGIPGQYFIQFGLTVAVSVFFSLMVARLITPVMAAYLMRSGDADGHEEGDEGRFMRGYSWLISATTKRWYMRYLTLACAIGFLVGSVYMLSTVPGSFLPPEDASRITLSVELPPNAMLEDTDAATTAIYDRVKDIAGVESVFVLGGASPKGDLELRRATVTLMLAKRDHSLVNKVVNDVFGRIPVLGPMLPKLPPQGRTVPQWEIEKEVYAAIRDVPDVRVLKLNDRGERDLAFNLLSRNDADLNEAVGLLEAKLRSEPTLANVSPDGALPRPELQIKPRADQMSRLGITTAQIAEVVRVATIGDIDSLLTKISLDDRQIPIRVQVDTAMRTDLAAIRNLKVQTAGGALVPVSSVADIDYAEGPSSIQRYDRLRVIKLGADLPSGVALDTASDRFKAIAAETKLPDGVQFLESGDAEVQAEMQRGFGNAMLLGLMLVLVVLILLFKDVIQPFTILFSLPLAIGGVAAGLIVTQNPMSMPVLIGILMLMGIVTKNAILLVDFAIEMKRHGMERVEAMIEAGRKRARPIIMTSIAMSAGMLPSALGVGEGGTFRAPMAIAVIGGIIVSTVLSLVVVPSFFLIMDDLSRLLGWAFGRLVGRKEEETVALDRTALTETVQDQAETIATLQERIDRLESRNSGTLRAVGGTVVTHPALAAE; this is encoded by the coding sequence ATGAATTTCTCCGCCTGGTCGATCCGCAATCCTATTGCGCCCATTCTCCTCTTCACGCTTCTGATGGTGCTCGGCTATCAGTCGTTCAATTCGCTGCCCATCACCCGCTTTCCCAATATCGACGTGCCGATCGTGGCGATCAGCGTCGCCCAGAGCGGCGCGGCCCCTGCCGAGCTCGAGACACAGGTGACCAAGGAGATCGAGGATGCCGTGGCGGGCGTCACCGGTGTCAAGCATGTCACCTCGACCATCACCGACGGCCTGTCGACGACCGCGGTCGAGTTCGAGATCTCGGTTCCGACCGAGCAGGCGGTGCAGGACACCAAGGATGCGATCGACCGCATCCGCGGCGACTTGCCGGCCTCGATCGAAGAGCCGATCGTGTCCAAGATCGATGTCGAAGGCCAGGCAATCCAGACCTTTGCCGTGTCCTCGCCCGGCATGACGCTCGAGGAGCTGTCCTGGTTCGTCGACGATACGGTCAAGCGCGCGCTGCAGGGCCAGACCGGCATCGGCCGCATTGATCGCTACGGCGGGTCGGACCGCGAGGTTCGCGTCGAACTCAATGCGCAGCGTCTGAACTCCTACGGCATTACCGCAGCGGATGTGAACGCCCAGCTGCGCCGCATCAACACCGATCTCGGCTCCGGCCGCGGCCAGGTCGGCGGCGCCGAACAGGCGATCCGCACGCTCGGCGATGCGCGCTCGGTCGAAACCCTGTCGAAGACGATGATCGGCCTGCCGAACGGCCGCTTCGTGCGCCTCTCCGAACTCGGCTCCATTACCGACACCTATGAGGAGCCGAAAAGCTTCTCGCGCTTCGACGGCAACCCGGTGGTCACCTTTGCGGTCTTCCGCGCCAAGGGCGCCAGCGAGGTCTCCGTGGCCGAAACTGTGGCAAAGACGCTGGACAAGGTGCGGGCCGCCAATCCGGACGTGTCGATCTCGCTGATCAACGACCTCGTCTATTTCACCTATGGCAATTACGAAGCGGCGATCCACACGCTGATGGAAGGCGCGCTGCTCGCCGTTGCCGTGGTGCTGCTCTTCCTGCGCAACTGGCGGGCGACGCTGATCTCGGCGCTGGCGCTGCCGCTTTCGGCCGTGCCGACCTTCTGGGTCATGGACCTGCTTGGCTTCTCGCTCAACCTCGTTTCCTTCCTGGCCCTGACGCTGGCAACCGGCATTCTCGTCGACGACGCGATCGTCGAGATCGAGAACATCGCGCGCCACATCAAGATGGGCAAATCGCCCTACCGCGCGGCCATCGAGGCGGCGGACGAGATCGGCCTGGCGGTCATCGCCACCACCTTCACGATCATCGCGGTCTTCGTGCCGGTGTCCTTCATGCCGGGCATTCCGGGGCAGTATTTCATCCAGTTCGGTCTCACCGTTGCCGTCTCCGTCTTCTTCTCGCTGATGGTGGCGCGCCTGATCACCCCGGTGATGGCCGCCTATCTCATGCGCTCGGGCGATGCGGACGGGCACGAGGAAGGCGACGAGGGCCGCTTCATGCGCGGCTATAGCTGGCTGATTTCGGCGACGACCAAGCGCTGGTACATGCGCTATCTGACGCTCGCCTGCGCCATCGGTTTTCTCGTTGGGTCGGTCTACATGCTCTCCACCGTGCCCGGCAGCTTCCTGCCGCCGGAAGATGCCTCGCGCATCACGCTGTCGGTCGAGCTTCCGCCGAACGCCATGCTGGAAGACACGGATGCCGCGACGACGGCGATCTATGATCGCGTCAAGGACATTGCCGGAGTCGAGAGCGTCTTCGTGCTGGGCGGTGCCTCGCCGAAGGGCGACCTCGAACTGCGCCGCGCGACGGTCACGCTGATGCTGGCCAAGCGCGATCATTCGCTGGTCAACAAGGTCGTCAACGATGTCTTCGGCCGCATTCCGGTGCTCGGCCCCATGCTGCCCAAGCTGCCGCCGCAGGGCCGCACCGTGCCGCAGTGGGAGATCGAGAAGGAGGTCTACGCCGCCATTCGCGACGTGCCTGACGTTCGGGTGCTGAAGCTGAACGATCGCGGCGAGCGCGACCTCGCCTTCAACCTGCTTTCGCGCAACGATGCCGATCTCAACGAGGCGGTCGGCCTTCTGGAAGCCAAGCTGCGCAGCGAGCCGACGCTCGCCAATGTCAGCCCCGATGGCGCCCTGCCCCGGCCGGAACTGCAGATCAAGCCGCGCGCCGACCAAATGTCGCGGCTGGGCATCACCACGGCACAGATCGCCGAGGTGGTCCGCGTCGCGACGATCGGCGATATCGACTCCTTGCTCACGAAGATCTCGTTGGATGACCGGCAGATTCCGATCCGCGTCCAGGTCGATACCGCCATGCGCACGGATCTGGCAGCGATCCGCAACCTGAAGGTCCAGACGGCGGGCGGCGCGCTCGTGCCGGTCTCGAGCGTGGCGGATATCGATTACGCCGAAGGTCCGAGCTCCATCCAGCGTTATGACCGTCTGCGGGTCATCAAGCTCGGCGCTGACCTTCCCTCCGGCGTCGCGCTCGACACGGCATCCGACCGCTTCAAGGCCATCGCCGCCGAAACCAAGCTGCCAGACGGCGTCCAGTTCCTGGAAAGCGGCGATGCCGAGGTGCAGGCGGAAATGCAGCGCGGCTTCGGCAATGCCATGCTGCTCGGCCTGATGCTGGTGCTGGTCGTGCTCATCCTTCTGTTCAAGGACGTCATCCAGCCCTTCACCATCCTCTTCTCGCTGCCGCTTGCCATTGGCGGCGTCGCGGCCGGGCTGATCGTCACCCAGAACCCCATGTCCATGCCTGTCCTCATCGGCATTCTCATGCTGATGGGCATTGTCACGAAGAACGCCATCCTGCTGGTCGATTTCGCCATCGAGATGAAGCGGCACGGGATGGAGCGGGTCGAGGCCATGATCGAAGCCGGCCGCAAGCGCGCCCGGCCGATCATCATGACGTCGATCGCCATGTCGGCCGGCATGCTGCCCTCGGCGCTCGGCGTCGGCGAAGGCGGCACCTTCCGCGCGCCGATGGCGATCGCGGTGATCGGCGGCATCATCGTCTCGACCGTGCTCTCGCTCGTTGTGGTGCCGTCCTTCTTCCTGATCATGGACGACCTCTCCCGCCTGCTCGGCTGGGCCTTCGGCCGCCTGGTCGGCAGGAAGGAGGAAGAAACGGTGGCCCTCGACCGCACCGCGCTTACGGAAACCGTGCAGGATCAGGCAGAGACGATCGCCACCCTGCAGGAGCGCATCGACCGGCTGGAAAGCCGCAACAGCGGCACGCTCCGCGCCGTCGGCGGCACTGTGGTGACCCACCCGGCGCTGGCGGCGGAATAA
- a CDS encoding efflux RND transporter periplasmic adaptor subunit: MAAFKLFTPGLLKALTLSAGLSLGAGWALAEEPQATAPAEPLLPTIVVTKTTRGPIVDRVVATGTIQAREETYVAPLVDGLSIQSLAVDIGDKVQAGQVLAVLNPDALLLQKSQNEASLAKAQAALAQYEAQLIEAQANAEEADRVAARNARLKESGSVSTAIADQTESAAAVARARVRSAEQLIDVAKADIQVVQAQISDVALRLARTEVKAPVAGTISAKTAKIGAIASGNGDPLFTLIRDGAVEMRADVTEADLLKIAVGQTVALKLADSQDTLSGRVRLISPLVDNQTRLGTVYLSIDKAERARVGMYATADIIVAEKDGLTLPLTAVTSGREGTTVRKVENGVVRMVKVETGIQDGRSIEILSGLKDGEAVVAKAGAYVRDGDRIKPVESAAEPAPTTN; the protein is encoded by the coding sequence ATGGCTGCCTTCAAACTCTTCACTCCGGGTCTCCTGAAGGCCCTGACGCTCTCCGCCGGCCTTTCGCTGGGCGCCGGTTGGGCGCTGGCGGAGGAGCCGCAGGCTACTGCCCCGGCCGAGCCGTTGCTGCCGACGATCGTCGTGACCAAGACCACGCGCGGGCCGATCGTCGACCGCGTGGTGGCCACCGGCACGATCCAGGCCCGGGAAGAGACCTATGTGGCGCCGCTGGTCGACGGGCTGTCGATCCAGAGCCTTGCCGTCGATATCGGCGATAAGGTTCAGGCCGGGCAGGTTCTGGCCGTGTTGAACCCCGACGCCTTGCTTCTGCAGAAAAGTCAGAACGAGGCAAGCCTTGCCAAGGCCCAGGCCGCCCTGGCGCAGTATGAAGCGCAACTGATCGAGGCCCAGGCCAATGCCGAGGAAGCCGACCGCGTGGCGGCGCGCAATGCGCGGCTGAAGGAGTCGGGCTCCGTTTCCACGGCGATCGCCGACCAGACGGAATCGGCCGCTGCCGTGGCCCGCGCCCGGGTGCGCTCGGCCGAGCAGCTGATCGATGTCGCCAAGGCCGATATCCAGGTTGTGCAGGCGCAGATTTCCGACGTCGCGCTCCGGCTGGCCCGTACCGAGGTCAAGGCGCCGGTGGCCGGCACGATTTCGGCCAAGACCGCCAAGATCGGCGCGATCGCCAGCGGCAATGGCGATCCGCTCTTCACCCTCATCCGCGACGGGGCGGTGGAAATGCGCGCCGACGTGACCGAGGCGGATCTTTTGAAGATCGCCGTCGGGCAGACCGTCGCCCTCAAGCTTGCCGACAGCCAGGACACGCTGTCCGGTCGCGTTCGGCTGATTTCGCCGCTGGTCGACAACCAGACCCGGCTCGGCACCGTATATCTCTCCATCGACAAGGCCGAACGCGCGCGGGTGGGCATGTATGCGACGGCCGACATCATCGTGGCCGAGAAGGACGGCCTGACCCTGCCGCTGACCGCCGTGACGAGCGGGCGCGAGGGCACCACCGTCCGCAAGGTCGAAAACGGGGTTGTGCGCATGGTCAAGGTCGAAACTGGCATTCAGGACGGCCGCAGCATCGAGATCCTTTCGGGGCTGAAGGACGGCGAGGCCGTGGTGGCCAAGGCCGGCGCCTATGTTCGCGACGGTGATCGCATCAAGCCTGTCGAGAGCGCGGCCGAACCCGCGCCGACGACCAATTGA
- a CDS encoding ABC transporter substrate-binding protein — translation MTKTFASLLLASALSLGAFQASAADKVTLQLKWVTQAQFAGYYVAKDKGYYEEEGLDVEIKPGGPDIGPAQVIAGGGADVVVDWMPSALATREKGVPLVNIAQPFKKSGMMLTCLKESGVATPADFKGKTLGVWFFGNEYPFLSWMSQLGLKTDGGPDGVTVLKQGFNVDPLIQKQAACISTMTYNEYWQVIDAGIKPEDLITFKYEDQGVATLEDGLYVLEDKLKDPAFKEKMVKFVRASMKGWKYAESNPDEAAGIVLENDATGAQTEEHQKRMMGEVAKLTAGSNGALDEADYTRTVASLMKGGSDPVITKEPQGAWTHEITDEALK, via the coding sequence ATGACAAAGACATTCGCATCCCTGCTTCTCGCCAGCGCGCTCTCGCTCGGCGCCTTTCAGGCCAGCGCCGCCGACAAGGTGACGCTGCAGCTGAAATGGGTGACCCAGGCCCAGTTCGCCGGCTATTATGTCGCGAAAGACAAGGGCTATTACGAAGAGGAAGGCCTCGACGTCGAGATCAAGCCCGGCGGCCCGGATATCGGTCCGGCACAGGTGATCGCCGGCGGCGGTGCGGATGTCGTGGTCGACTGGATGCCGTCTGCGCTGGCAACGCGCGAAAAGGGCGTGCCGCTCGTCAACATTGCCCAGCCCTTCAAGAAATCCGGCATGATGCTGACCTGCCTGAAGGAAAGCGGCGTCGCCACGCCGGCAGACTTCAAAGGAAAGACGCTCGGCGTCTGGTTCTTCGGCAATGAATATCCGTTCCTCTCCTGGATGAGCCAGCTCGGCCTCAAGACCGATGGCGGGCCGGATGGCGTCACCGTGCTCAAGCAGGGCTTCAACGTCGATCCGCTGATCCAGAAACAGGCCGCCTGCATCTCCACCATGACCTACAATGAATATTGGCAGGTGATCGACGCCGGCATCAAGCCGGAGGACCTGATCACCTTCAAATACGAAGACCAGGGTGTCGCGACGCTGGAAGACGGTCTCTACGTACTGGAAGACAAGCTGAAGGACCCAGCTTTCAAGGAAAAGATGGTCAAGTTCGTCCGCGCCTCCATGAAGGGCTGGAAATATGCCGAGAGCAACCCGGACGAAGCGGCCGGGATCGTGCTTGAGAACGACGCAACGGGCGCTCAGACGGAAGAGCACCAGAAACGCATGATGGGCGAAGTGGCGAAGCTGACCGCCGGTTCCAATGGCGCACTCGACGAAGCCGACTATACGCGCACGGTTGCCTCGCTGATGAAGGGCGGTTCGGACCCGGTGATCACCAAGGAGCCGCAGGGCGCCTGGACGCATGAGATCACCGACGAAGCCTTGAAGTAG
- a CDS encoding ABC transporter permease: protein MSAILPALAFWLAAWALNEWLVRTTPRSPLAGRAIRIAVPLLFGLSILVLWEGLVRGFEVPSVLLPPPSMIWARLVTSVPTLWADFRQTFLKSVLTGYVLGCGLGFLAAIAIDRSPFLQKGLLPLGNFVSALPVVGVAPIMVMWFGFDWPSKVAVVVIMTFFPMLVNTVTGLGAASSMEKDLMRTYAASWFQTLVKLRLPAAWPFIFNALKINSTLALIGAIVAEFFGTPIVGMGFRISTEVGRMNVDMVWAEITVAALAGSLFYGVVALIERAVTFWHPSVRGGHT from the coding sequence ATGAGCGCGATCCTGCCTGCCCTGGCCTTCTGGCTCGCCGCCTGGGCCCTGAACGAATGGCTGGTGCGGACGACGCCCCGCAGCCCGCTTGCCGGACGGGCGATCCGCATCGCCGTGCCGCTCCTGTTCGGCCTCAGCATCCTCGTGCTCTGGGAAGGGCTGGTTCGCGGCTTCGAGGTGCCGAGCGTGCTGCTGCCGCCACCCTCGATGATCTGGGCACGGCTGGTGACCTCCGTGCCCACCCTTTGGGCGGATTTTCGCCAGACCTTCCTGAAGTCGGTGCTGACCGGCTATGTGCTCGGCTGCGGCCTCGGCTTCCTGGCCGCGATCGCCATCGACCGTTCGCCCTTCCTGCAGAAAGGGCTCTTGCCGCTCGGCAATTTCGTTTCCGCGCTGCCGGTCGTCGGCGTCGCGCCGATCATGGTCATGTGGTTCGGCTTCGACTGGCCGTCCAAGGTGGCGGTGGTCGTCATCATGACCTTCTTTCCCATGCTCGTGAATACGGTCACCGGCCTTGGTGCGGCCAGCAGCATGGAGAAGGACCTGATGCGCACCTATGCCGCCTCCTGGTTCCAGACGCTGGTCAAGCTCCGGCTCCCCGCCGCCTGGCCCTTCATCTTCAACGCCTTGAAGATCAACTCGACTTTGGCGCTGATCGGGGCCATCGTGGCGGAGTTCTTCGGCACGCCGATTGTCGGCATGGGCTTTCGCATCTCCACCGAGGTCGGGCGCATGAATGTCGACATGGTGTGGGCGGAGATCACCGTCGCCGCGCTGGCGGGATCGCTGTTCTACGGGGTGGTGGCGCTGATCGAGCGCGCCGTCACCTTCTGGCATCCGTCTGTCCGCGGTGGGCATACGTAA
- a CDS encoding ABC transporter permease, with protein sequence MTIREKLLPVLTVLAALVLVWYAAVVFLNAPFERDTAARAGTTIGFADLVRNTMAQARPVLPAPHQVMAELWDTVVDKPVTSKRSLVYHAWITLSATLMGFGIGTVLGILLAVGIVHNRAMDRSLMPWIIASQTIPILAIAPMIIVVLNAAGISGLLPKALISTYLSFFPVAVGMVKGLRSPEQIQLDLMRTYHASGAQIFWKLRWPSAMPYLFTSLKVAVAISLVGAIVGELPTGAVAGLGARLLAGSYYGQTVQIWAALFMAAGLAAVLVLVVGAIQSLVTARMGARP encoded by the coding sequence ATGACCATCCGCGAAAAACTTCTCCCCGTCCTCACCGTCCTCGCCGCGCTGGTACTCGTCTGGTATGCCGCCGTCGTCTTCCTCAACGCCCCGTTCGAGCGCGACACCGCGGCGCGGGCCGGCACGACCATCGGATTTGCCGATCTCGTCAGGAACACCATGGCCCAGGCGCGGCCGGTGCTGCCGGCGCCGCATCAGGTGATGGCGGAGCTGTGGGATACGGTGGTGGACAAGCCGGTCACATCCAAGCGCAGCCTCGTCTACCATGCCTGGATCACGCTTTCGGCGACGCTCATGGGCTTCGGCATCGGCACGGTGCTCGGCATCCTGCTGGCCGTCGGCATCGTGCACAATCGTGCCATGGATCGCTCGCTGATGCCCTGGATCATCGCCAGCCAGACGATCCCGATCCTTGCCATCGCGCCGATGATCATCGTCGTTCTCAATGCCGCCGGCATCTCCGGCCTGCTGCCGAAGGCGCTGATTTCGACCTACCTTTCCTTCTTCCCCGTCGCCGTCGGCATGGTGAAGGGGCTGCGCAGCCCCGAGCAGATCCAGCTCGACCTGATGCGCACCTATCATGCGAGCGGCGCGCAGATCTTCTGGAAGCTGCGCTGGCCCTCGGCCATGCCCTATCTCTTCACCTCGCTGAAGGTGGCGGTCGCCATTTCGCTGGTCGGCGCCATCGTCGGCGAGCTGCCGACCGGCGCGGTGGCGGGGCTCGGCGCACGGCTTCTGGCTGGCTCCTATTACGGCCAGACCGTGCAGATCTGGGCCGCACTGTTCATGGCGGCGGGGCTCGCGGCTGTGCTGGTCCTCGTCGTCGGCGCCATCCAATCCCTCGTCACCGCCCGCATGGGAGCCCGGCCATGA
- a CDS encoding ABC transporter ATP-binding protein produces the protein MSPAAEGPVSTASPASVVSARDLGLVFKTNDGPVTALTGVTLDIRKGDFVSFIGPSGCGKTTFMRVIADLEKATSGTITVNGTSPEDARRNRSYGYVFQAAGLYPWRTIEKNIALPLEIMGYPEAEKRARIARTLDLVNLTGFGKKYPWQLSGGMQQRASIARALAFDADLLLMDEPFGALDEIVRDHLNEQLLSLWDRTEKTICFVTHSIPEAVYLSTKIVVMSPRPGRVTDIIDSTLPRERPLDIRETPEFLEIASRVRDGLRAGHSYEE, from the coding sequence ATGTCGCCTGCTGCCGAAGGGCCTGTTTCCACCGCCTCGCCTGCCTCCGTCGTCTCCGCGCGCGACCTCGGCCTTGTCTTCAAGACCAATGACGGGCCCGTCACCGCGCTGACCGGCGTCACGCTCGATATCCGCAAGGGCGACTTCGTTTCCTTCATCGGCCCGTCCGGCTGCGGCAAGACGACGTTCATGCGCGTCATCGCCGATCTCGAGAAGGCGACGTCCGGCACCATCACCGTCAATGGCACCTCGCCGGAAGACGCCCGGCGCAACCGCTCCTACGGCTATGTGTTCCAGGCGGCAGGGCTCTATCCCTGGCGCACCATCGAGAAGAACATCGCCCTGCCGCTCGAGATCATGGGCTATCCTGAGGCGGAGAAGCGGGCCCGCATCGCGCGGACCCTTGACCTCGTCAACCTCACCGGTTTCGGCAAGAAATATCCCTGGCAGCTCTCCGGCGGCATGCAGCAGCGCGCCTCGATCGCCCGCGCGCTCGCCTTCGATGCCGACCTCCTGCTGATGGACGAGCCCTTCGGCGCGCTGGACGAAATCGTCCGCGATCATCTGAACGAGCAGCTTCTCAGCTTGTGGGACCGGACGGAAAAGACCATCTGCTTCGTCACCCATTCCATTCCCGAGGCCGTCTATCTCTCCACCAAGATCGTGGTGATGAGCCCGCGCCCCGGACGGGTGACGGACATCATCGACTCCACCCTTCCCCGCGAGCGCCCCCTCGACATCCGCGAAACCCCTGAATTCCTCGAAATCGCCAGCCGGGTCCGCGATGGGCTTCGGGCGGGGCACAGCTATGAGGAGTGA